One region of Azoarcus sp. CIB genomic DNA includes:
- a CDS encoding patatin-like phospholipase family protein produces the protein MAKPAPETVPNPPARKVGLALGSGSARGLAHIGVLRAIEEAGIKVDLVAGTSIGAVVGAVYAAGKIGGLADRFRAFDWRQIAGLLDPVLPRSGLIDGQRIADFVRAHVAAANIEDLPIPFRAVATCIMSGEEVACASGDLIDAVRASISVPGIFTPVRSNGRILVDGGLVNPVPVSVVRAMGAGLVIAVDLNHDIVASRVSRQDSNSQGTFHTQAMARLMASLRTNPGLAQFEAWLHKEPEPLPGIFDVLLSSIYIMQARMTQASLRQDKSDILIRPPLGAVRFMEFDRAEEIIEIGYRSAAQQLARWAGAPTDD, from the coding sequence ATGGCGAAACCCGCACCCGAAACCGTTCCCAATCCGCCCGCGCGCAAGGTCGGCCTGGCGCTGGGCAGCGGTTCAGCGCGCGGGCTGGCGCACATCGGCGTGCTGCGCGCCATCGAGGAGGCCGGGATCAAGGTCGATCTGGTCGCCGGCACCAGCATAGGCGCGGTGGTGGGCGCGGTATATGCCGCCGGCAAGATCGGGGGCTTGGCCGATCGTTTTCGCGCCTTCGATTGGCGCCAGATCGCCGGTCTGCTCGACCCCGTTCTCCCCCGCTCGGGCCTGATCGACGGGCAAAGAATCGCGGACTTCGTGCGCGCCCATGTGGCAGCGGCAAACATCGAGGACCTGCCGATTCCCTTCCGCGCCGTGGCCACCTGCATCATGAGCGGCGAGGAGGTGGCGTGCGCCTCGGGCGACCTGATCGATGCGGTGCGTGCCAGCATCTCGGTGCCCGGCATCTTCACGCCGGTGCGCAGCAATGGCCGCATTCTCGTCGACGGCGGTCTGGTCAACCCGGTGCCGGTGAGCGTGGTGCGTGCCATGGGCGCTGGCCTGGTCATCGCCGTCGACCTCAACCACGACATCGTGGCGAGCCGGGTATCCCGCCAAGATTCGAACTCACAGGGAACATTCCATACCCAGGCCATGGCGCGCCTGATGGCAAGCCTGCGAACAAACCCCGGCTTGGCCCAGTTCGAAGCCTGGCTGCACAAGGAGCCGGAACCGCTGCCGGGCATCTTCGACGTGCTGCTGAGCTCGATCTACATCATGCAGGCGCGCATGACCCAGGCCAGCCTGCGGCAGGACAAGTCGGACATCCTCATCCGCCCGCCGCTGGGCGCGGTGCGTTTCATGGAGTTCGACCGCGCCGAGGAAATCATCGAGATCGGCTACCGCAGCGCGGCGCAGCAATTGGCCCGCTGGGCAGGAGCGCCCACTGATGACTGA
- a CDS encoding glycosyltransferase, which yields MNLMSPNPQPARVTSQQGMKMDASLPPKKIVIFYSSIGYGHISAAQAIRAEIHRQSRRTEVVLQDIRAFMHPVWRRVDERLYWFVASNLPECFESLFDATQTGGNRIPSLSMLPTDYPEGKVNAYLTQEAPDVILSTHYGAAQVLGTLREKGFLANRRIGWLHTDFFEGYFPRISKLIDRTFLAHPELESRWLAAGVPPDKVITSGMPVQFEAVSAVARQDIRARIGLSPDIPTLTLAGGKEGQGDYAGIIDGVMRHVPGSLQIIAACGANARLRARLEELRGSLPSRLTLKVVGLVPRSDMTAYMGAADVLITKAGGLTPAEAFTIGVPTILLDVISGHERENAALFVRQGLASFAGNAEDAGRLVEEILSDPVRREEILTAQRQYRERTNIVSIARFALDDAEDPVHPLPTYGVEDGAPVLGIDAALARLDAESPAEVELLLSYATSQTPERLVRENPFGHLAIRIEGVVYSANYIADPSVDPNFLQHVSLADYLYGVTRPSPSQVHTNTYGMAYGRETLGLRVRGVPPESRAAMVAEARRQEGAFRDGSLQWHRSDFNCADVVAQMLAAGGYGRRSLGNRIGLPSMPLDVFEGIRARFEEDPSLQEELIAYRLLPGTQAPYRFSRFPLSMWQPLRSMARVLSDASRDELEQATTRQVTGYFSDSRLYVEDLRACRSASGTEDIPLVERPPLALEEAILADLRRVLAVYLELPFQRIGRLEGRPAIKGFDALVNRGLELARLATEHAEDGLLRLRADRLRALFNRLVEDYGQIDPQRFELRHVQVYLAQLRAFESVLGRELLPPGASWTDRVRTSLHVWWRQKVVFARRVAQVYFRKREK from the coding sequence ATGAATTTAATGAGCCCCAACCCTCAGCCGGCCCGCGTGACAAGCCAGCAGGGAATGAAAATGGACGCGTCCTTGCCACCGAAGAAGATCGTCATTTTCTATTCGTCGATCGGCTACGGGCACATCAGCGCTGCTCAAGCCATAAGGGCTGAAATACATCGACAATCCCGGCGCACCGAGGTGGTTCTACAGGACATTCGCGCCTTCATGCACCCGGTTTGGCGGAGAGTCGACGAACGCCTGTACTGGTTCGTCGCCAGCAACTTGCCCGAGTGCTTCGAGAGCCTGTTCGACGCGACGCAAACCGGAGGCAACCGCATTCCCTCGCTGTCGATGCTGCCCACTGACTACCCTGAGGGGAAAGTTAACGCCTACCTGACCCAAGAGGCGCCGGACGTCATCCTGTCGACCCACTACGGCGCCGCCCAGGTGCTGGGAACGCTGCGCGAAAAGGGGTTCCTGGCCAATCGAAGAATCGGATGGCTGCATACGGACTTTTTCGAGGGCTACTTTCCACGTATCTCCAAGCTGATTGATCGCACCTTTCTGGCGCACCCGGAACTGGAATCGCGCTGGCTGGCGGCAGGCGTGCCACCGGACAAGGTAATCACCAGCGGGATGCCGGTGCAGTTTGAGGCGGTGTCCGCAGTCGCTCGCCAGGACATCCGCGCGCGTATCGGGTTATCGCCGGACATTCCCACCCTGACGCTCGCGGGCGGCAAGGAAGGCCAGGGGGACTATGCGGGCATCATCGACGGCGTGATGCGTCATGTTCCCGGCAGCCTGCAGATCATCGCCGCCTGTGGCGCGAATGCGCGCCTGCGCGCCAGGCTGGAGGAGCTGCGCGGAAGCCTGCCGTCGCGGCTAACACTGAAGGTCGTGGGACTGGTGCCACGATCCGACATGACTGCGTACATGGGTGCCGCCGACGTCCTGATCACCAAGGCGGGAGGACTGACGCCGGCGGAAGCGTTCACGATCGGCGTGCCGACTATCCTCCTCGATGTCATCAGCGGCCACGAGCGCGAGAACGCCGCCCTGTTCGTGCGCCAAGGGCTGGCCAGTTTTGCTGGCAATGCGGAAGACGCGGGAAGACTGGTCGAGGAAATCCTCTCCGATCCGGTCCGACGGGAAGAAATCCTCACCGCCCAACGGCAGTACAGAGAGCGGACGAACATCGTCAGCATCGCCCGGTTCGCACTGGACGACGCGGAGGATCCCGTACATCCATTGCCGACTTACGGGGTCGAAGATGGCGCGCCGGTGCTCGGTATCGACGCAGCGCTCGCACGACTCGACGCCGAGTCACCGGCCGAGGTCGAGTTGCTGCTTTCCTACGCGACCTCGCAGACGCCGGAGCGGCTCGTCCGCGAAAATCCGTTCGGACACCTTGCCATCCGTATCGAGGGCGTCGTTTATAGCGCGAACTACATCGCGGACCCTTCCGTCGATCCAAATTTTCTCCAGCACGTGAGCCTTGCGGACTATTTGTACGGTGTCACTCGTCCGTCCCCATCGCAAGTTCATACCAACACCTATGGCATGGCCTACGGCCGCGAGACGCTCGGTTTGCGCGTCCGGGGCGTTCCCCCCGAAAGCCGCGCCGCGATGGTGGCCGAGGCGCGCCGCCAGGAAGGCGCGTTCCGGGATGGCAGCCTGCAATGGCACCGGAGCGATTTCAATTGCGCGGACGTCGTGGCGCAGATGCTTGCGGCCGGTGGCTATGGCCGCCGCTCCCTCGGCAACCGGATAGGGCTGCCGAGCATGCCTTTGGACGTGTTCGAGGGCATCCGAGCACGGTTCGAAGAAGACCCGTCGTTGCAGGAGGAATTGATCGCCTACCGTTTGCTGCCTGGAACTCAGGCGCCTTATCGCTTTTCCCGTTTTCCGCTCTCGATGTGGCAGCCATTGCGCTCGATGGCGCGCGTGCTCAGCGACGCGTCTCGCGACGAGCTTGAGCAGGCAACAACCCGACAGGTCACTGGGTATTTCAGCGATTCCCGGCTTTATGTCGAGGACTTGCGGGCCTGCCGGTCGGCATCGGGAACCGAGGATATCCCGCTTGTCGAGCGTCCTCCCCTGGCACTGGAGGAGGCGATCCTCGCCGACTTGCGGCGTGTGCTCGCGGTGTACTTGGAACTTCCGTTCCAGCGGATCGGGCGCTTGGAGGGTCGCCCTGCCATCAAGGGGTTTGACGCGCTCGTCAATCGGGGACTCGAACTCGCCCGGCTGGCGACGGAGCATGCCGAAGACGGTCTGCTCCGTCTTCGCGCGGACCGGCTGCGCGCGCTATTCAACCGGCTCGTGGAAGACTACGGGCAGATCGACCCGCAGCGCTTCGAATTGCGTCACGTCCAGGTCTACTTGGCGCAGCTACGGGCGTTCGAGTCGGTGCTGGGACGGGAGCTGTTGCCCCCGGGCGCTTCGTGGACCGACAGAGTGCGGACATCGCTGCATGTTTGGTGGCGTCAAAAGGTGGTGTTTGCTCGCCGCGTTGCCCAGGTGTATTTCCGCAAAAGAGAGAAGTAA
- a CDS encoding AarF/UbiB family protein: MLWQAIGAVCDLGRLHDIASVLIRYGFGDLVRRIGMAGALERAGRALHWHEPEELARLEPPARLRRALEELGPSFVKLGQILATRVDLFPPEWIAEFSKLQDAAPAIPFAELLPQLTEDLGEPPEAIFPRLEMQALAAASLAQVHRAWLADGTAVILKVRRPGIRPIVEADLRLLARLAEIVEAEAPELRRYRPREVVRHFTLSLRRELDFSAEGRSAERIAAHFADHPEIVVPRIHWPWTGGRLNVQDYVDGIAGRDLAAVDAAGLDRRLLARRGARAVLKMMLEDGFFHADPHPGNVFYLPDNRIAFIDFGMVGRLSEERRYQLAVLLHGLVSHDAEKVAEVLLDWSGGAEIDSETLQPEIDAFADQYHGVPLKNLDLGAMLSDLVAILREHGLTLPPDLALLIKAFIALEGLGRQLDPDFDMAGEATPFLERVLLAHAAPGALVWRGWRALRDTLALVAGLPQDLRQLLRAARRGKLLVQVEVLPLKHFGDRLDRAASRLAISVVTAALIIGSAIVMTVEREPGLPSFGLLGFIAAVIGGIWVLFSIWRGGKG, encoded by the coding sequence ATGCTATGGCAAGCGATCGGCGCCGTCTGCGACCTGGGCCGCCTGCATGACATCGCCTCAGTCCTGATCCGCTACGGCTTCGGCGATCTGGTGCGGCGGATCGGCATGGCGGGCGCCCTGGAACGTGCCGGCCGCGCCCTGCACTGGCACGAACCGGAGGAACTGGCGCGGCTGGAGCCGCCGGCCCGCTTGCGCCGGGCGCTGGAGGAGCTGGGGCCGAGCTTCGTCAAGCTGGGGCAGATCCTCGCCACCCGCGTAGATCTGTTCCCGCCGGAATGGATCGCCGAGTTCAGCAAGCTGCAGGACGCGGCGCCCGCCATCCCTTTCGCCGAGCTGCTGCCGCAACTGACGGAGGACCTGGGCGAGCCGCCCGAGGCCATCTTTCCGCGCCTGGAGATGCAGGCGCTTGCGGCGGCCTCGCTGGCCCAGGTGCATCGCGCCTGGCTTGCTGACGGCACGGCGGTCATCCTCAAGGTGCGGCGCCCCGGCATCCGGCCGATCGTGGAGGCTGACCTGCGCCTGCTGGCCCGTCTCGCCGAGATCGTCGAGGCGGAAGCGCCCGAGTTGCGCCGCTACCGGCCGCGGGAGGTGGTGCGCCATTTCACCCTGTCGCTGCGCCGCGAACTGGATTTTTCCGCCGAGGGCCGCAGCGCCGAGCGCATCGCCGCCCACTTCGCGGATCACCCCGAGATCGTCGTTCCCCGCATCCACTGGCCGTGGACCGGCGGGCGGCTCAATGTGCAGGACTATGTCGATGGCATTGCCGGCCGCGACCTGGCCGCCGTGGACGCGGCCGGCCTCGACCGCAGGCTGCTGGCCCGTCGCGGTGCCCGGGCCGTGCTCAAGATGATGCTCGAAGATGGCTTCTTCCACGCCGACCCGCATCCCGGTAACGTTTTCTACCTGCCGGACAACCGCATCGCCTTCATTGACTTCGGCATGGTCGGGCGCCTTTCCGAGGAGCGCCGCTATCAGCTGGCCGTGCTGTTGCACGGTCTCGTCAGCCACGATGCGGAGAAGGTGGCCGAAGTGCTGCTGGACTGGAGCGGCGGCGCCGAGATCGACAGCGAGACCTTGCAGCCCGAGATCGACGCCTTCGCCGACCAGTATCACGGCGTGCCGCTCAAGAACCTCGATCTGGGCGCCATGCTCTCCGACCTGGTCGCCATCCTGCGCGAGCACGGCCTCACCCTGCCGCCCGACCTGGCGCTGCTGATCAAGGCCTTCATCGCCCTGGAGGGACTGGGGCGCCAGCTCGACCCCGACTTCGACATGGCGGGCGAGGCTACGCCGTTTCTCGAACGGGTGCTGCTCGCCCACGCCGCGCCCGGCGCCCTGGTCTGGCGCGGCTGGCGCGCCTTGCGCGACACGCTTGCCCTCGTCGCCGGGCTGCCGCAAGACCTGCGCCAGCTCCTGCGCGCCGCGCGGCGCGGCAAGCTCCTGGTGCAAGTCGAGGTCCTGCCCCTCAAGCATTTCGGCGACCGTCTCGACCGCGCCGCCAGCCGCCTGGCGATCAGCGTCGTCACCGCCGCCCTGATCATCGGCTCGGCCATCGTCATGACCGTCGAGCGCGAGCCCGGCCTGCCATCTTTCGGCTTGCTCGGCTTCATCGCCGCCGTCATCGGCGGCATCTGGGTGCTGTTCTCCATCTGGCGTGGCGGCAAGGGCTAG
- a CDS encoding TetR/AcrR family transcriptional regulator — MIRQPIRIIRKRKTREEILELSTPLFARHGYDGVSMRDIAAAVGLTQAALYYHFADKNQLYLDTVAYEFRERVAALKDMLAGNGTPWKRLECFVAGLARMMASDKDFLRLVQWVLLDTNEARQSTLAKQVFRDMFVAVHDLASELDPHVDAHLLAMSIFGLVIFHFQAGATRKFMPGRRPQQDNPEVLARHVCDLLRGRLASADGEAR; from the coding sequence ATGATCCGCCAGCCGATTAGGATCATTCGCAAGCGAAAAACGCGGGAAGAGATTCTTGAGCTATCGACGCCTTTGTTTGCGCGGCACGGTTATGACGGCGTCTCGATGCGCGATATCGCTGCCGCCGTCGGCCTCACCCAGGCGGCGCTTTACTACCACTTCGCCGACAAGAACCAGCTCTATCTCGATACAGTGGCCTACGAATTCCGGGAAAGAGTGGCCGCACTGAAAGACATGCTGGCCGGCAACGGCACCCCATGGAAACGGCTTGAATGCTTTGTTGCGGGGCTCGCCCGGATGATGGCCTCGGACAAGGACTTTCTGCGGCTGGTGCAGTGGGTACTGCTGGACACCAACGAGGCGCGTCAGAGTACCTTGGCCAAACAGGTATTCAGGGACATGTTCGTTGCCGTCCACGATCTCGCCAGCGAGTTGGACCCACATGTGGATGCCCACCTGCTCGCGATGTCGATCTTTGGCCTGGTGATCTTCCATTTCCAAGCCGGTGCAACCCGTAAGTTCATGCCAGGACGCCGGCCCCAGCAGGACAACCCCGAGGTATTGGCACGCCACGTATGCGATCTGCTGCGAGGGAGGCTGGCCTCAGCCGATGGGGAGGCACGCTGA
- a CDS encoding DUF2934 domain-containing protein: protein MAKSTSTSNAAQESVAEKNPPVTAEERYRMIAEAAYFRAEKSGFVGGNVAEDWLEAEAEIDRMLKEQGRLPSMTPEELEQRVQGALATDPAAVASQVRAITLDALTRGHLDADALKRVTAAVVRGAREGAVPLGERGGQALKEAMRGLDEALAGAAEAAQLAIQEATGRTSEFSRQGLKQAADELATLQTLFIETLQDAARDTRGTVQATFTELAEHARSSGSAVGQRTRIALEQLTQAVTAGAREQAKKGAEVVRHEAALLAGLAAGLLQGIAARLESKETGKDV from the coding sequence ATGGCCAAATCCACTTCCACTTCGAATGCGGCGCAGGAATCCGTTGCGGAGAAGAATCCGCCCGTCACCGCCGAGGAACGCTATCGAATGATCGCGGAGGCCGCCTATTTTCGCGCGGAAAAGAGCGGCTTTGTGGGCGGCAACGTGGCAGAGGACTGGCTGGAGGCCGAGGCCGAGATCGACCGGATGCTCAAGGAGCAGGGACGTCTTCCCTCCATGACGCCAGAGGAACTCGAGCAACGCGTACAAGGCGCACTTGCCACCGACCCGGCCGCGGTCGCCTCTCAGGTGCGTGCGATCACGCTCGATGCTCTCACGCGCGGGCATCTTGATGCCGATGCACTCAAACGCGTGACGGCGGCCGTGGTCAGAGGCGCCCGCGAAGGCGCCGTGCCGCTCGGGGAACGCGGCGGACAAGCGCTGAAAGAGGCGATGCGCGGTCTGGACGAGGCGCTGGCCGGCGCAGCGGAGGCCGCACAATTGGCCATTCAGGAGGCCACGGGTCGCACCAGTGAGTTCTCCCGGCAGGGGCTGAAGCAGGCGGCGGACGAACTGGCCACGCTGCAGACGCTGTTCATCGAAACGCTGCAGGACGCAGCGCGCGATACCCGGGGCACTGTCCAGGCCACCTTCACCGAGCTTGCCGAACATGCCCGCAGCAGTGGCTCGGCCGTCGGCCAACGTACCCGGATCGCGCTCGAGCAACTGACCCAGGCCGTTACGGCAGGTGCGCGCGAACAGGCCAAGAAAGGGGCGGAGGTCGTGCGCCATGAAGCCGCGCTGCTGGCCGGTCTGGCCGCCGGCCTGCTCCAAGGCATCGCTGCCCGCCTGGAATCGAAAGAGACCGGCAAGGACGTTTGA